Proteins encoded within one genomic window of Actinoplanes octamycinicus:
- a CDS encoding TetR/AcrR family transcriptional regulator: protein MSPRREPVSRRDRPAKPALSRAGAVAVALRIMREEGLERLTMRRLAAELDTGPASLYVYVQNMAELHGAILDELLAELTLPPVDADRWRDRLVALMCDYTRLLMAWPSLARSVLTLRPSGPHYVRLIDTVLGLLRAGGVPATQAAWGLDLLLQLGTATAAEQGTRGEAKDADREQEMLVMALREAPEPEFPHVARVRDELFSGTGEERLAWAFTVLTAGIQAVPK, encoded by the coding sequence ATGAGTCCTCGACGTGAACCCGTCAGCCGGCGGGACCGGCCGGCGAAACCCGCCCTCAGCCGGGCCGGCGCGGTCGCCGTGGCGCTGCGGATCATGCGCGAGGAGGGCCTGGAGCGCCTCACCATGCGCCGCCTCGCCGCCGAGCTGGACACCGGCCCTGCCTCCCTCTACGTCTACGTGCAAAACATGGCCGAGCTGCACGGCGCCATCCTCGACGAGCTGCTGGCCGAGCTCACGCTGCCGCCGGTGGACGCGGACCGGTGGCGGGACCGGCTGGTCGCGCTGATGTGCGACTACACCCGCCTGCTGATGGCGTGGCCGAGTCTGGCCCGCTCGGTGCTGACCCTGCGCCCGTCCGGCCCGCACTACGTCCGGTTGATCGACACCGTGCTCGGCCTGCTGCGGGCGGGCGGGGTGCCGGCCACCCAGGCCGCCTGGGGTCTCGACCTGCTGCTGCAGCTGGGCACCGCCACGGCCGCCGAGCAGGGCACCCGCGGCGAGGCGAAGGATGCCGACCGCGAGCAGGAGATGCTGGTGATGGCGCTGCGCGAGGCGCCCGAGCCGGAGTTCCCGCACGTCGCCCGGGTTCGTGACGAGCTCTTCTCCGGCACCGGCGAGGAGCGGTTGGCCTGGGCTTTCACGGTGCTGACAGCCGGCATTCAGGCCGTACCGAAATAG
- the rox gene encoding rifampin monooxygenase produces the protein MIDVIIAGGGPTGMMLASELRLHGVRVVVVERETERPPHVRSLGLHIRSIEIMDQRGLLERFLEAGRKYPLGSGFGGVHKPAPERLDTAHGFTLGVAQPVTDRLLAEHAAESGAEIRTGVAVTGLSQDDYGVTAELSDGTELRGAFLVGCDGGRSTVRKLLGVDFPGEPSQNDALLGEMELTAPADEILAVMTEVRKTQLRFGAGPSQDGLYRVVVPAAEVGTAQPTMEEFRQQLRLHAGTDFGAHSPRWLSRFGDATRLAAAYRTGRVLLAGDAAHVHPPLGGQGLNLGVQDAVNLGWKLAAEVNGWAPAGLLDTYHAERHPVAAQVLDNTRAQSEMLTSAPVRRLIERLMDFEDVRRYLIGQVTAIDIRYDFGSGQDLVGRRLKDVRLGRGRLFELQRTGRGLLLDQTGRLSVTGWADRVDHVVDQSEELDVPAVLLRPDGHVAWAGAGPEGLADQLARWFGAADPAS, from the coding sequence GTGATTGACGTGATCATCGCCGGTGGCGGCCCGACCGGCATGATGCTCGCCAGTGAGCTGCGGCTGCACGGCGTGCGGGTGGTCGTGGTGGAGCGGGAGACCGAGCGGCCGCCGCATGTGCGCTCGCTCGGCCTGCACATCCGCAGCATCGAGATAATGGATCAGCGCGGCCTGCTGGAACGATTTCTGGAAGCCGGCCGGAAATACCCGCTGGGCAGCGGATTCGGCGGCGTGCACAAACCGGCGCCGGAGCGGCTGGACACCGCGCACGGGTTCACCCTCGGCGTTGCGCAGCCGGTCACCGACCGGCTGCTGGCCGAGCACGCCGCCGAGTCCGGGGCGGAGATCCGGACCGGCGTCGCGGTGACCGGGCTGAGCCAGGACGACTACGGGGTGACCGCCGAGCTCTCCGACGGCACCGAGCTGCGCGGCGCCTTCCTGGTCGGCTGCGACGGCGGTCGCAGCACGGTGCGCAAGCTGCTCGGGGTGGACTTCCCGGGCGAGCCGTCGCAGAACGACGCGCTGCTCGGCGAGATGGAGCTGACCGCGCCGGCCGACGAGATCCTGGCGGTGATGACCGAGGTCCGCAAGACGCAGCTGCGGTTCGGCGCCGGGCCCAGCCAGGACGGGTTGTACCGGGTGGTGGTGCCGGCCGCTGAGGTCGGCACCGCGCAGCCGACCATGGAGGAGTTCCGGCAGCAGTTGCGGCTGCACGCCGGGACCGATTTCGGGGCGCACTCGCCGCGCTGGCTGTCCCGGTTCGGCGACGCGACCCGGCTGGCCGCGGCGTACCGGACCGGGCGGGTGCTGCTGGCCGGGGACGCCGCGCACGTGCACCCGCCGCTCGGCGGCCAGGGGCTGAACCTGGGCGTGCAGGACGCGGTCAACCTGGGCTGGAAACTGGCCGCCGAGGTGAACGGCTGGGCGCCGGCCGGGCTGCTGGACACCTACCACGCCGAGCGGCATCCGGTGGCGGCCCAGGTGCTGGACAACACCCGGGCCCAGTCCGAGATGCTGACCAGCGCGCCGGTGCGCCGGCTGATCGAGCGGCTGATGGACTTCGAGGACGTCCGGCGGTACCTGATCGGCCAGGTGACCGCGATCGACATCCGCTACGACTTCGGGTCCGGTCAGGACCTGGTCGGACGCCGGCTCAAGGACGTCCGGCTCGGGCGCGGGCGGCTGTTCGAACTGCAGCGGACCGGGCGCGGGCTGCTGCTGGACCAGACCGGCCGGCTGTCGGTGACCGGCTGGGCCGACCGGGTCGACCACGTCGTCGACCAGAGCGAGGAGCTGGACGTCCCGGCCGTCCTGCTGCGCCCGGACGGGCACGTCGCCTGGGCCGGCGCCGGCCCGGAGGGGCTGGCGGATCAGCTGGCCCGCTGGTTCGGGGCCGCCGACCCGGCCTCGTAG
- a CDS encoding chemotaxis protein CheB, producing the protein MDEKRAVPDVVALIASAGGLGAITAVLKRLPPGFPAAVLVAQHLGGQGSALVDIMQRRIGLPVSWAQDGATLKGGRVTVAPPQTAVEVLPDSTLSVSPAPNSAASGPLDTLLISLADSFGPRAVAVVLSGMGRDGTLGARALRVSGGTVVAQSEDSAEHTGMPRSVVEAGAADLVLDVRDIGPVLADLIRGGELPRVRAERSLAGTLFPGPGEVAALFRRLDWRRTRLGPVQGWPDELVTVVQVALASPLSMSVLWGPEYLQLYNDAYRRMMGDKHPAGLGQPNRECWPEVWHLNESRYAQVMAGESVSLTDSPYPVARRGEVEDAWFDLTFSPIRDRDGEVAGILATVIEKTAEVLNRRRLQLLNRLATGPAGAPTRRASLERSLTALTVGDADVQFAVAYTVDLGRPHADLAGAAGVTPGGPMAPHTVPLLDDAAAWPVGRVVRTDDLVVVDQLAETFRGVTLNGGREPDSAIVFPLRGHRDGDVVVVGVLVLGVNARLRLDDTYREFLTLVAVQVAASLTEASGRQRQSDRIDRLAELDRAKTEFLSNISHELRTPLTLLLAPLETLGTDAAGLPAPLRAEVEVAARNARRLLVMVEALLDFSQLEAGRLRTRLERADLAALTADIAAAFRSAAERAGVELRVSCPPMSTPVEVDPGMWEKIVANLLVNALKFTFSGAVTVELRELPEHAQLTVSDTGVGIPAVELPHIFKRFHRVAETEARTHDGAGIGLALVNQLTRRHHGRVRAQSTVGEGSRFTVWLPKSQPRGAGAEPVAEPAERRYPVAGALAEVASFWNAPVDAAPAEALRPYDNARILVVDDNQDMRDYLTRLLSVSWDVEAVGTGEQAMDAARRTRPDLILTDVMMPNVDGLRLLRQLRAESTLRGLPMIMLSARAGEQAAIEGLAAGANDYLVKPFAARELIARIGAQLELARVREETEGRFRALVNASFDVVYRMDPDWSRMRALDGRGFLADTAEPSAHWLDTYIDPADQPEVLAAIATAVAGKKVFHLRHRVRRPDGSLGWTESRAIPLLGDDGEIIEWVGAATEIEPPAVS; encoded by the coding sequence ATGGACGAGAAACGGGCGGTTCCTGACGTCGTCGCCCTGATCGCGTCCGCGGGCGGCCTCGGCGCCATCACCGCGGTGCTCAAGCGCCTCCCGCCCGGCTTCCCGGCGGCCGTGCTGGTCGCCCAGCATCTGGGTGGGCAGGGCAGCGCCCTGGTCGACATCATGCAGCGCCGGATCGGGCTGCCGGTCTCCTGGGCGCAGGACGGCGCCACGCTCAAGGGTGGCCGGGTGACGGTCGCCCCGCCGCAGACAGCGGTCGAGGTGCTGCCGGACAGCACACTGTCGGTGTCGCCGGCGCCGAATTCGGCTGCCAGCGGCCCCCTGGACACGCTGCTCATCTCGCTCGCCGACTCGTTCGGGCCGCGCGCGGTCGCGGTCGTGCTCTCCGGCATGGGCCGGGACGGCACGCTCGGCGCCCGGGCCCTGCGGGTCTCCGGGGGCACGGTGGTGGCGCAGAGCGAGGACTCGGCCGAGCACACCGGGATGCCCCGCTCGGTGGTCGAGGCCGGCGCGGCCGACCTGGTCCTGGACGTGCGCGACATCGGCCCGGTGCTGGCCGATCTGATCCGCGGCGGCGAACTGCCCCGCGTCCGCGCGGAGCGCTCGCTGGCCGGGACGCTGTTCCCCGGCCCGGGCGAGGTCGCGGCGCTGTTCCGCCGGCTGGACTGGCGGCGCACCCGGCTGGGCCCGGTGCAGGGCTGGCCGGACGAGCTGGTCACCGTGGTGCAGGTGGCGCTGGCCAGTCCGCTGAGCATGAGTGTGCTGTGGGGGCCGGAGTACCTGCAGCTCTACAACGACGCCTACCGCCGGATGATGGGCGACAAGCACCCGGCCGGTCTGGGCCAGCCGAACCGGGAGTGCTGGCCGGAGGTGTGGCACCTGAACGAGTCGCGGTACGCCCAGGTGATGGCCGGTGAGTCGGTGTCCCTCACCGACTCGCCCTACCCGGTCGCCCGGCGGGGCGAGGTCGAGGACGCCTGGTTCGACCTGACCTTCAGCCCGATCCGGGACCGGGACGGCGAGGTCGCCGGCATCCTCGCCACGGTGATCGAGAAGACCGCCGAGGTGCTGAACCGGCGCCGGTTGCAGCTGCTGAACCGGCTGGCGACCGGCCCGGCCGGGGCTCCCACGCGGCGGGCGTCGCTGGAACGCTCGCTCACCGCGCTGACCGTCGGCGACGCGGACGTGCAGTTCGCGGTGGCGTACACGGTGGACCTCGGGCGGCCCCACGCCGACCTGGCCGGGGCGGCCGGGGTGACGCCCGGCGGTCCGATGGCGCCGCACACCGTCCCGCTGCTCGACGACGCCGCCGCGTGGCCGGTCGGGCGGGTGGTCCGCACCGACGACCTGGTGGTGGTCGACCAGCTCGCTGAGACCTTCCGCGGGGTGACGCTCAACGGTGGCCGGGAACCCGACAGCGCCATCGTCTTCCCGCTGCGCGGGCACCGTGACGGCGACGTCGTGGTGGTCGGGGTGCTGGTCCTCGGCGTCAACGCGCGGCTGCGCCTCGACGACACGTACCGGGAGTTCCTCACCCTGGTCGCGGTGCAGGTGGCGGCCTCACTCACCGAGGCGAGCGGGCGGCAGCGGCAGAGCGACCGGATCGACCGGCTGGCCGAGCTGGACCGGGCCAAGACCGAGTTCCTCTCCAACATCAGCCACGAACTGCGCACCCCGCTGACCCTGCTGCTGGCGCCGCTGGAGACGCTGGGCACGGATGCCGCCGGGCTGCCCGCGCCGCTGCGCGCCGAGGTGGAGGTGGCCGCCCGCAACGCCCGCCGGCTGCTGGTGATGGTGGAGGCCTTGCTCGACTTCTCGCAGCTCGAGGCGGGCCGGCTGCGGACCCGCCTGGAGCGGGCCGACCTGGCGGCGCTGACCGCGGACATCGCGGCCGCGTTCCGCAGCGCGGCCGAGCGGGCCGGCGTCGAGCTGCGGGTGAGCTGCCCGCCGATGAGCACGCCGGTCGAGGTCGACCCCGGCATGTGGGAGAAGATCGTCGCCAATCTGCTGGTCAACGCGCTGAAGTTCACCTTCTCCGGAGCGGTCACCGTGGAGTTGCGGGAGCTGCCGGAGCACGCCCAGCTCACGGTCAGCGACACCGGCGTCGGGATCCCGGCGGTCGAGCTGCCGCACATCTTCAAACGCTTCCACCGGGTGGCCGAGACCGAGGCCCGCACCCACGACGGCGCCGGGATCGGGCTGGCGCTGGTCAACCAGCTGACCCGGCGGCACCACGGGCGGGTCCGGGCGCAGAGCACGGTGGGGGAGGGCAGCCGGTTCACCGTCTGGCTGCCGAAAAGCCAGCCGCGGGGCGCCGGGGCGGAACCGGTCGCGGAGCCCGCCGAGCGCCGGTACCCGGTGGCCGGGGCGCTGGCCGAGGTGGCGAGTTTCTGGAACGCCCCGGTGGACGCGGCGCCGGCCGAGGCGCTCCGGCCGTACGACAACGCCCGGATCCTCGTCGTGGACGACAACCAGGACATGCGGGACTACCTGACCCGCCTGCTGTCGGTCTCCTGGGACGTGGAAGCGGTCGGCACCGGCGAGCAGGCGATGGACGCGGCCCGCCGCACCCGGCCGGATCTCATCCTCACCGACGTGATGATGCCGAACGTCGACGGTCTGCGGCTGCTGCGCCAGCTGCGCGCGGAGAGCACGCTGCGCGGCTTGCCGATGATCATGTTGAGCGCTCGGGCCGGCGAGCAGGCAGCGATCGAGGGGCTGGCCGCCGGGGCGAACGACTACCTGGTCAAACCGTTCGCCGCCCGGGAGCTGATCGCCCGGATCGGCGCGCAGCTGGAGCTGGCCCGGGTCCGCGAAGAGACCGAGGGGCGGTTCCGGGCTCTGGTCAACGCGAGCTTCGACGTGGTCTATCGGATGGACCCGGACTGGTCGCGGATGCGCGCCCTGGACGGCCGCGGCTTCCTCGCCGACACCGCCGAGCCGTCGGCGCACTGGCTGGACACCTACATCGACCCGGCGGACCAGCCGGAGGTGCTGGCCGCGATCGCCACCGCGGTCGCCGGCAAGAAGGTCTTCCACCTGCGGCACCGGGTGCGCCGGCCGGACGGGTCGCTGGGCTGGACCGAGTCGCGGGCCATCCCGCTGCTCGGCGACGACGGCGAGATCATCGAGTGGGTCGGCGCGGCCACCGAGATCGAACCGCCCGCCGTCTCCTAG
- a CDS encoding aldo/keto reductase encodes MTTIPTVKLNNGVEIPQLGYGVFQIPDADTQAAVTTALETGYRSIDTAAVYGNETGVGRAVAASGLRRDDLFITTKLWISDLGRARDALRASLDRLALDQVDLYLIHWPAPATDAYLDAWQTLEELQSEGLTRAIGVSNFLPEHLDRVVALGGTVPAVNQIELHPALLNRASAEANARHGIATEAWSPLAQGAVLDEPAVTTAAEAHGVTPAQVVLRWHLQHGNVVIPKSVTPSRIAANFDVFGFTLTDAEVAAIDALDRDGRTGPHPARFNG; translated from the coding sequence ATGACCACCATCCCCACCGTCAAGCTCAACAACGGCGTCGAGATCCCGCAGCTCGGCTACGGCGTCTTCCAGATCCCGGACGCCGACACCCAGGCCGCGGTCACCACCGCGCTGGAGACCGGCTACCGCAGCATCGACACCGCCGCGGTCTACGGCAACGAGACCGGCGTGGGCCGCGCGGTCGCCGCCTCCGGCCTGCGGCGCGACGACCTCTTCATCACCACCAAGCTCTGGATCAGCGACCTGGGCCGCGCTCGCGACGCGCTCCGCGCCAGCCTCGACCGGCTCGCCCTGGACCAGGTCGACCTCTACCTGATCCACTGGCCGGCCCCGGCCACCGACGCCTACCTGGACGCCTGGCAGACCCTCGAGGAACTCCAGTCCGAGGGTCTCACCCGGGCGATCGGCGTCTCCAACTTCCTGCCCGAGCACCTGGACCGGGTGGTCGCGCTCGGCGGCACGGTCCCCGCCGTCAACCAGATCGAACTTCACCCGGCCCTGCTCAACCGCGCCAGCGCCGAGGCGAACGCCCGGCACGGCATCGCCACCGAGGCGTGGAGCCCGCTCGCCCAGGGCGCCGTCCTCGACGAGCCGGCCGTGACGACCGCCGCCGAGGCGCACGGCGTCACCCCGGCCCAGGTCGTGCTCCGCTGGCACCTGCAGCACGGCAACGTCGTCATCCCGAAGTCGGTCACCCCGTCCCGGATCGCCGCCAACTTCGACGTCTTCGGCTTCACGCTGACCGACGCCGAGGTCGCCGCCATCGACGCCCTGGACCGCGACGGCCGTACCGGCCCGCACCCGGCCCGCTTCAACGGCTGA
- a CDS encoding bifunctional diguanylate cyclase/phosphodiesterase: MISRSAIARLARTAGFLIGLLVLVTSVVTSVLAARDKQSTAQDHTLDLTLEQQTAAVRNYFEQSRAIAQVLANSPVFIDFYQAPGTNQEKIAAGGLLLERVNDTLAYLEQLYPGRVGEACFVDRDGTQIARVVGGYPTAAKDLRTHENQASYFAPTLAMGPARVYQTKAYQSPDTGHAVISNSILVTAYGHTGIVHFESNLDSFRMPATTGDRAASILDATTGRVFVDSRTATTMTGNADRTFEPLARAGRLKGITTLDGRRVAYQRMPAQLNNANDWYVAVSAPASAGGWTHGFSVWSLSLLLGALLTILVSGLSWRSHSRSVRRAASHDALTGLANREKFNERTRNALRGGRPAAALVINLQDFRTVNDVLGHRHGDLLLVQVAQRLTEAAPAGATVARIGADDFAVLLPGDDLVAARVTAERLLAALHHTFLIDDFHLDVEANAGLAAAPEHGTDAETLLRHADAALHLAREQASTVQQYDAAHDTGAENRLELLGDLRRAIGADDQLSLHYQPKVCLATGRVTGVEALIRWQHPRLGRMAPDRFIPMAESTSLIRPLTAHVLDIAVRQAKLWAERGTPIPIAVNLSTRCLLDPGFAGQVFGLLYRTGLPAALLKLEITESVAMADPDRALTVLRALHDAGISLSLDDFGTGHSSMAYLQRLPVDELKIDKSFVQAMADSRADEVLVRTAITLGHNLGLSVVAEGVEDEAAVGALRALGCDIAQGYHYARPMPPEEFDRWLAGYTESLTALATRN, encoded by the coding sequence ATGATCAGCCGCTCGGCGATTGCTCGTCTGGCCCGCACGGCCGGCTTCCTGATCGGGCTGCTGGTGCTGGTGACCAGCGTGGTGACCAGCGTGCTCGCGGCCCGTGACAAGCAGTCCACCGCGCAGGACCACACCCTCGACCTGACCCTGGAGCAGCAGACCGCGGCGGTCCGCAACTATTTCGAGCAGTCCCGGGCGATCGCCCAGGTGCTCGCGAACAGCCCGGTCTTCATCGACTTCTATCAGGCCCCCGGCACCAACCAGGAGAAGATCGCGGCCGGCGGGCTGCTGCTGGAGCGGGTCAACGACACGCTCGCCTACCTGGAGCAGCTGTATCCGGGGCGGGTCGGCGAGGCGTGCTTCGTCGACCGGGACGGCACCCAGATCGCCCGGGTCGTCGGCGGCTACCCGACCGCGGCCAAGGACCTGCGCACCCACGAGAACCAGGCGTCGTACTTCGCGCCGACGCTGGCGATGGGGCCGGCCCGGGTCTACCAGACCAAGGCGTACCAGTCACCGGACACCGGGCACGCGGTGATCTCCAATTCGATACTGGTCACCGCGTACGGGCACACCGGCATCGTGCACTTCGAGAGCAACCTGGACAGCTTCCGGATGCCGGCCACCACCGGCGACCGGGCCGCGTCGATCCTGGACGCCACGACCGGGCGGGTGTTCGTCGACTCCCGGACGGCCACCACGATGACCGGGAACGCCGACCGGACCTTCGAGCCGCTCGCCCGGGCGGGCCGGCTCAAGGGCATCACCACGCTGGACGGGCGCCGGGTGGCGTACCAGCGGATGCCGGCCCAGCTGAACAACGCGAACGACTGGTACGTGGCGGTCTCCGCGCCGGCCTCGGCGGGCGGCTGGACCCACGGCTTCAGCGTGTGGTCGCTGTCGCTGCTGCTCGGCGCGCTGCTGACGATCCTGGTGTCCGGGCTGAGCTGGCGCAGCCACTCGCGGTCGGTGCGCCGGGCCGCCTCGCACGACGCGCTGACCGGCCTGGCCAACCGGGAGAAGTTCAACGAACGTACCCGGAACGCCCTGCGCGGCGGCCGGCCTGCCGCCGCCCTGGTCATCAACCTGCAGGACTTCCGGACGGTCAACGACGTGCTCGGCCACCGGCACGGCGACCTGCTGCTGGTCCAGGTGGCGCAGCGGCTGACCGAGGCCGCGCCGGCCGGGGCCACGGTCGCCCGGATCGGCGCCGACGACTTCGCCGTGCTGCTGCCCGGCGACGACCTGGTCGCCGCCCGGGTCACCGCGGAGCGGCTGCTGGCCGCGCTGCATCACACGTTCCTGATCGACGACTTCCACCTGGACGTGGAGGCGAACGCCGGGCTGGCCGCCGCCCCGGAGCACGGCACGGATGCGGAGACGCTGCTGCGGCACGCCGACGCGGCCCTGCACCTGGCCCGCGAGCAGGCGTCGACCGTGCAGCAGTACGACGCCGCGCACGACACCGGCGCGGAGAACCGCCTGGAGCTGCTCGGCGACCTGCGCCGGGCGATCGGCGCCGACGACCAGCTCTCGCTGCACTACCAGCCGAAGGTGTGCCTGGCCACCGGCCGGGTCACCGGGGTCGAGGCGCTGATCCGCTGGCAGCACCCGCGGCTGGGCCGGATGGCGCCGGACCGGTTCATCCCGATGGCCGAGTCGACCAGCCTGATCCGCCCGCTCACCGCGCACGTCCTGGACATCGCGGTCCGCCAGGCGAAACTCTGGGCGGAGCGGGGCACGCCGATCCCGATCGCGGTCAACCTGTCCACCCGCTGCCTGCTCGACCCGGGGTTCGCCGGCCAGGTGTTCGGCCTGCTCTACCGGACCGGGCTGCCCGCCGCGCTGCTCAAGCTGGAGATCACCGAGAGCGTGGCGATGGCTGATCCGGATCGGGCACTGACCGTGCTGCGCGCCCTGCACGACGCGGGCATCAGCCTGTCCCTGGACGACTTCGGCACCGGCCACTCGTCGATGGCCTATCTGCAGCGCCTGCCGGTCGACGAGCTGAAGATCGACAAGTCGTTCGTGCAGGCCATGGCGGACAGCCGGGCCGACGAGGTGCTGGTCCGGACCGCGATCACCCTCGGCCACAACCTCGGGCTGTCGGTGGTCGCCGAAGGTGTCGAGGACGAGGCCGCCGTGGGCGCGCTGCGGGCGCTCGGGTGCGACATCGCGCAGGGCTACCACTACGCCAGGCCGATGCCGCCCGAGGAGTTCGACCGCTGGCTCGCCGGTTACACCGAGTCGCTCACGGCACTGGCGACCCGCAACTGA
- a CDS encoding FAD-dependent oxidoreductase produces MTTTPVTIVGAGLGGLTLARVLHVHGIPATVYELDASPEARTQGGMLDIHDYNGQVAIHAAGLTDEFRKLIHPGGEATRILDQHGTVHTDEQDAGDGTRPEVDRGDLRRMLLDSLPAGTIAWGSKVTGVRTLGGGRHELAFAGGRTVRTGLLVGADGAWSRIRPLLSDAQPAYTGMSFIEVDLRDADRRHPGPARTVGGGMLFALGSGRGFLAHRETDGSLHIYIALRKPAGWVAGIDWSATDQAKALLVEEFRDWAPEFHALITEADGALIPRTINALPVEHRWERVPGVTLLGDAAHVMSPFAGEGANLAMLDGAELGEALAAHPEDQERALLAYEEALFTRSAAAAGEAARNLVLCFDDRAPHSLLDQFAAYEAGSAAPNQRAS; encoded by the coding sequence ATGACCACCACACCCGTCACGATCGTGGGCGCCGGACTCGGCGGCCTGACCCTCGCCCGCGTGCTCCACGTGCACGGCATCCCGGCCACCGTCTACGAGCTGGACGCCTCCCCGGAGGCCCGGACCCAGGGCGGCATGCTCGACATCCACGACTACAACGGCCAGGTGGCGATCCACGCGGCCGGCCTGACCGACGAGTTCCGGAAGCTCATCCACCCGGGCGGCGAGGCGACCCGGATCCTCGACCAGCACGGGACCGTGCACACCGACGAGCAGGACGCCGGCGACGGCACCCGGCCCGAGGTGGACCGCGGCGACCTGCGCCGGATGCTGCTCGACTCGCTGCCGGCCGGCACCATCGCATGGGGCAGCAAGGTCACCGGGGTCCGGACGCTCGGCGGCGGGCGGCACGAGCTGGCCTTCGCCGGCGGCCGCACGGTCCGCACCGGGCTGCTGGTCGGCGCGGACGGCGCCTGGTCCCGGATCCGGCCGCTGCTCTCCGACGCCCAGCCGGCCTACACCGGCATGTCATTCATCGAGGTGGACCTGCGGGACGCCGACCGGCGTCACCCCGGCCCGGCCCGCACGGTCGGCGGCGGCATGCTCTTCGCGCTCGGCTCCGGCCGCGGCTTCCTCGCCCACCGGGAGACCGACGGCAGCCTGCACATCTACATCGCCCTGCGGAAACCGGCCGGCTGGGTGGCCGGCATCGACTGGTCCGCGACGGACCAGGCGAAGGCCCTGCTGGTCGAGGAGTTCCGCGACTGGGCGCCGGAGTTCCACGCGCTGATCACCGAGGCGGACGGCGCGCTCATCCCGCGGACCATCAACGCGCTGCCGGTCGAGCACCGGTGGGAGCGGGTGCCGGGCGTGACGCTGCTCGGCGACGCGGCGCACGTGATGTCCCCGTTCGCCGGTGAGGGCGCCAACCTCGCGATGCTGGACGGCGCCGAGCTGGGCGAGGCGCTCGCGGCCCATCCGGAGGATCAGGAGCGGGCCCTTCTCGCGTACGAGGAAGCGCTCTTCACCCGCAGCGCCGCAGCCGCCGGGGAGGCCGCCCGCAACCTGGTCCTGTGCTTCGACGACCGGGCCCCGCACAGCCTCCTCGACCAGTTCGCCGCCTACGAGGCCGGGTCGGCGGCCCCGAACCAGCGGGCCAGCTGA
- a CDS encoding TetR/AcrR family transcriptional regulator, whose protein sequence is MPSTSPRRSPTPQERQRDPERTRQRILDAAATEFAEHGFAGARTRAIAARAGVNQQLVSYYFGGKEGLYQAMSERWQQRQSELSAAGDSLPEQLRGFALEAVRSPEGVRMFAWSGLQYSGPDQDPDRESRTRMLQGGVDRLRAMQAAGRLPAEVDPACLQVILMAACMATTTLPHVIEGLCGTDPRAPEFVEHFAGQVAIMARLLGLDDTPEQ, encoded by the coding sequence GTGCCGTCAACGAGTCCGCGCAGGTCACCCACCCCGCAGGAGCGTCAGCGCGATCCGGAGCGCACCCGGCAGCGGATCCTGGACGCCGCGGCCACCGAGTTCGCCGAGCACGGGTTCGCCGGCGCGCGGACCCGGGCGATCGCCGCCCGTGCCGGGGTCAACCAGCAGCTGGTGTCCTACTACTTCGGCGGCAAGGAGGGCCTCTACCAGGCGATGTCCGAGCGCTGGCAGCAGCGGCAGAGCGAGCTGTCCGCGGCCGGGGACTCGCTGCCCGAGCAGCTGCGCGGCTTCGCCCTGGAGGCGGTGCGCAGCCCGGAGGGTGTCCGGATGTTCGCCTGGAGCGGCTTGCAGTATTCCGGGCCGGATCAGGACCCGGACCGGGAGTCGCGGACCCGGATGCTGCAGGGCGGCGTCGACCGGCTGCGCGCGATGCAGGCCGCCGGGCGGCTGCCGGCCGAGGTGGATCCGGCCTGCCTGCAGGTGATCCTGATGGCCGCGTGCATGGCGACCACCACCCTGCCGCACGTGATCGAGGGGCTGTGCGGGACCGATCCGCGCGCACCGGAGTTCGTCGAGCACTTCGCCGGCCAGGTCGCGATCATGGCCCGGCTGCTCGGCCTGGACGACACCCCGGAGCAGTGA